One window of Triticum dicoccoides isolate Atlit2015 ecotype Zavitan chromosome 5A, WEW_v2.0, whole genome shotgun sequence genomic DNA carries:
- the LOC119303129 gene encoding PHD finger protein ING2-like isoform X1, with protein MAIARTGVYVDDYLECEIAGSDLFPFSFPFGVLLGLLPLLLLPYRSADSSTLAGDLQRILSTMHELDERAHGILGQTKGQIKFLLGVPSHGFDRPNVVHDENASEKMTRDIENSQDNALSLCTEKVLLARQAYDLIESHIKRLDEDLGQFAEDLKQEGKIPPDEPHILPPMPVGGRDERRRSSFSTPQAARKFVREKEWERDRERGMDFDLMPPPGSSNKKAVASMDVDQMIDPNEPTYCICHQVSYGDMIACDNENCEGGEWFHYSCVGLTPETRFKGKWFCPTCRNLQ; from the exons ATGGCGATTGCTCGCACTGGCGTGTACGTGGACGACTACTTGGAGTGTGAGATCGCCGGCTCCGATTTGTTTCCCTTTTCCTTTCCATTCGGGGTGCTTTTGGGCCTTTTGCCCTTATTACTGCTTCCGTATCGTTCCGCAGATTCGAGCACCCTGGCCGGCGACCTGCAGAGGATCCTCTCCACCATGCACGAGCTCGACGAGAGGGCCCATG GCATTTTGGGTCAGACTAAAGGGCAGATCAAATTTCTCCTAGGGGTGCCATCCCATGGGTTCGACAGGCCAAACGTGGTGCATGATGAGAATGCCTCGGAGAAGATGACGAGGGATATCGAAAATAGCCAGGACAATGCGCTTAGTCTCTGCACGGAGAAAGTGTTGCTCGCACGCCAAGCTTATGACCTG ATAGAGAGCCATATCAAACGTCTTGATGAAGACCTAGGCCAGTTTGCAGAAGATTTAAAGCAAG AAGGAAAAATACCTCCAGATGAACCGCATATCCTTCCTCCAATGCCGGTGGGTGGCAGGGATGAAAGACGGAGGTCCAGTTTTAGTACACCCCAAGCAGCAAGGAAGTTTGTCAGAGAGAAGGAATGGGAGAGGGATAGGGAGAGAGGTATGGACTTCGACTTAATGCCCCCTCCAGGTAGCAGCAACAAGAAGGCCGTTGCATCTATGGATGTGGATCAAATGATTGATCCAAATGAACCGACATATTGTATATGCCACCAG GTTTCATATGGTGATATGATTGCTTGTGACAATGAGAAT TGTGAAGGAGGCGAATGGTTCCACTACTCGTGCGTTGGTCTGACACCTGAAACCAGATTCAAAGGGAAATGGTTTTGCCCAACTTGCAGGAATCTTCAATGA
- the LOC119303128 gene encoding protein NDH-DEPENDENT CYCLIC ELECTRON FLOW 5-like, with product MAFRAPTAATAHGHATPAPRPSSWKHSTITFFSSSRLIGGGGGQRARLATAAHALSSATAAAPFPPPNAEYLAAEFSGHGVTFEAVGDSCAVKMAVRNGSAAHLLLPSGLVTSYKPAMWHGAATEVLHTTVGEGPGGRPVIRGGVSMDFRCARTVAVAGEAPSWWSPGGAWSLRDVRGGPTGSISVELVSVEPPGSGDGAEARCVVTLQPEALASEYTVTNAASSPSAAALSGAVCNHLRVSTPDATYAVGLQGSDYRGREPLLSEFSILPPDYYSMPSSPQPRWVSKGLDMLLSGGGGGQSSPRGAPEPDGEEDDNYKHLTAELCRVYRHAPREFTVIDRGRRNSVCLSRRGFEELYVFSPGSKYEWYGKFAYVCIGPAMLEPVVLPPGATWHGAQCIRNPNL from the exons ATGGCTTTCCGCGCTCCAACTGCCGCCACTGCCCATGGCCATGCCACCCCGGCTCCTCGACCGAGCTCATGGAAGCACAGCACCATCACCTTCTTCAGCTCCTCGAGGctaatcggcggcggcggcggccagaggGCACGGCTCGCGACTGCAGCGCATGCGTTAtcgtcggcgacggcggcggcgccctTCCCTCCTCCCAACGCGGAGTACCTGGCCGCCGAGTTCTCCGGCCACGGCGTCACCTTCGAGGCCGTGGGCGACAGCTGCGCCGTGAAGATGGCGGTGCGCAACGGCAGCGCGGCGCACCTGCTGCTGCCCAGCGGGCTGGTCACGTCCTACAAGCCGGCCATGTGGCACGGCGCCGCCACGGAGGTGCTCCACACCACCGTCGGCGAGGGCCCCGGCGGGCGCCCCGTCATCCGCGGCGGCGTGTCCATGGACTTCCGGTGTGCGCGCACCGTTGCCGTTGCCGGCGAGGCGCCGTCGTGGTGGTCGCCGGGCGGGGCGTGGTCGCTCCGCGACGTGAGGGGAGGCCCCACGGGGTCCATCTCGGTGGAGCTGGTGTCCGTGGAGCCGCCGGGGAGCGGGGACGGGGCGGAGGCGAGGTGCGTGGTGACGCTGCAGCCGGAGGCGCTGGCGTCCGAGTACACGGTGACGAACGCCGCGTCGTCGCCGTCGGCCGCGGCGCTGTCGGGCGCCGTGTGCAACCACCTGCGCGTGAGCACGCCCGACGCCACCTACGCCGTGGGGCTCCAGGGCTCGGACTACCGCGGCAGGGAGCCCCTGCTGTCCGAGTTCAGCATCCTCCCCCCGGACTACTACTCCATGCCGTCATCCCCGCAGCCGCGCTGGGTCAGCAAGGGGCTGGACATGCTCCTCTCCGGCGGCGGGGGCGGGCAGAGCTCGCCGAGGGGGGCACCGGAGCCGGACGGCGAGGAGGACGACAACTACAAGCACCTGACGGCGGAGCTGTGCCGGGTGTACCGGCACGCGCCCAGGGAGTTCACCGTCATCGACAGG GGCCGGAGGAACTCGGTTTGCCTGAGCAGGAGAGGGTTCGAGGAGCTGTACGTCTTCAGCCCGGGATCCAAGTACGAGTGGTACGGCAAGTTCGCCTACGTGTGCATCGGGCCTGCCATGCTGGAGCCCGTGGTGCTGCCGCCAGGAGCTACGTGGCATGGGGCGCAGTGCATCCGCAACCCAAACCTGTAG
- the LOC119303129 gene encoding PHD finger protein ING2-like isoform X2: MAIARTGVYVDDYLEYSSTLAGDLQRILSTMHELDERAHGILGQTKGQIKFLLGVPSHGFDRPNVVHDENASEKMTRDIENSQDNALSLCTEKVLLARQAYDLIESHIKRLDEDLGQFAEDLKQEGKIPPDEPHILPPMPVGGRDERRRSSFSTPQAARKFVREKEWERDRERGMDFDLMPPPGSSNKKAVASMDVDQMIDPNEPTYCICHQVSYGDMIACDNENCEGGEWFHYSCVGLTPETRFKGKWFCPTCRNLQ; the protein is encoded by the exons ATGGCGATTGCTCGCACTGGCGTGTACGTGGACGACTACTTGGAGT ATTCGAGCACCCTGGCCGGCGACCTGCAGAGGATCCTCTCCACCATGCACGAGCTCGACGAGAGGGCCCATG GCATTTTGGGTCAGACTAAAGGGCAGATCAAATTTCTCCTAGGGGTGCCATCCCATGGGTTCGACAGGCCAAACGTGGTGCATGATGAGAATGCCTCGGAGAAGATGACGAGGGATATCGAAAATAGCCAGGACAATGCGCTTAGTCTCTGCACGGAGAAAGTGTTGCTCGCACGCCAAGCTTATGACCTG ATAGAGAGCCATATCAAACGTCTTGATGAAGACCTAGGCCAGTTTGCAGAAGATTTAAAGCAAG AAGGAAAAATACCTCCAGATGAACCGCATATCCTTCCTCCAATGCCGGTGGGTGGCAGGGATGAAAGACGGAGGTCCAGTTTTAGTACACCCCAAGCAGCAAGGAAGTTTGTCAGAGAGAAGGAATGGGAGAGGGATAGGGAGAGAGGTATGGACTTCGACTTAATGCCCCCTCCAGGTAGCAGCAACAAGAAGGCCGTTGCATCTATGGATGTGGATCAAATGATTGATCCAAATGAACCGACATATTGTATATGCCACCAG GTTTCATATGGTGATATGATTGCTTGTGACAATGAGAAT TGTGAAGGAGGCGAATGGTTCCACTACTCGTGCGTTGGTCTGACACCTGAAACCAGATTCAAAGGGAAATGGTTTTGCCCAACTTGCAGGAATCTTCAATGA